From Carassius gibelio isolate Cgi1373 ecotype wild population from Czech Republic chromosome B23, carGib1.2-hapl.c, whole genome shotgun sequence, the proteins below share one genomic window:
- the LOC128011765 gene encoding retinoic acid-induced protein 2-like, whose translation MEEPYKDSVAVDMANPQEEVCNGGSAATDAVGKLEGETTPIISPETWSVSTPSITKRSMSPMLTIQATPVVTPAAESPNGVALKVATTVLQPICLGESPVVLPILAGPAGPQVGQSGATSYLMTSQGPVSLPLVLEQQVLQHLNHQLLQQTATCPALPLQNSILCQNPSLALGAPPVLDQKGTSPVLDTSLLTLLQNPNFAAILQDLFPGQGNSPPTFHPASSPQIDLASAFLPPPPLSQPYSSPLAPLVPPATLLVPYPVVIPLPVPLPIPMPIPVPVSACKDSKAEVDVPKPACTYSKSTQTSPSDISPHFSFTSKEMAVVQQSLHSCSSPVVTDGEVLDLSIRTPQPSMYIDVPQGIQPFQQDNVLDLSIPSKRKTCIQTCSTYGPLAPERERVCHLGDDVSRGALALGVLRPVDCTPKLDTKLLSGLASLEFSRQHKWVVDSGHSRTVAGAVHDSALTGSGNIEIVSTSQTAKVIVSVKDAMPAIFCSKLKGLSGVSTKNFSIKRDASQGGFASLPRVPGDQRGESSDPLKKISKNRGIKLKKVSSQEIHILPIKKQRLAAFLPRK comes from the coding sequence ATGGAAGAGCCGTACAAAGATTCTGTAGCCGTAGACATGGCAAACCCTCAGGAAGAGGTCTGCAATGGTGGATCCGCCGCCACTGATGCAGTTGGGAAACTAGAGGGGGAGACCACTCCAATTATTTCACCAGAGACATGGAGTGTCAGCACACCAAGCATAACAAAGCGATCCATGTCCCCAATGCTAACGATACAAGCCACCCCAGTGGTGACCCCGGCTGCTGAGTCTCCCAACGGTGTTGCCCTGAAGGTTGCTACAACTGTGCTCCAGCCAATCTGCTTGGGGGAGAGTCCAGTAGTATTGCCAATCCTTGCAGGACCAGCTGGACCTCAAGTCGGACAATCAGGAGCCACTTCGTACCTGATGACTAGTCAGGGTCCTGTGTCCCTACCTCTGGTCTTGGAACAACAAGTCCTCCAACATTTGAATCATCAATTGCTTCAACAAACGGCAACTTGTCCTGCCCTGCCACTGCAGAACAGCATCCTGTGCCAAAACCCATCCCTTGCTCTCGGAGCACCTCCAGTCCTAGACCAGAAAGGCACAAGTCCAGTGTTGGATACTAGTCTACTGACTCTTCTTCAGAATCCTAACTTTGCAGCCATCTTGCAGGACCTTTTCCCTGGCCAGGGCAACTCTCCTCCTACTTTCCACCCAGCGTCTTCCCCACAAATTGACCTTGCCTCTGCGTTCCTTCCTCCTCCACCTCTCTCGCAGCCCTACAGCTCTCCATTAGCCCCTCTGGTGCCTCCAGCCACCTTGCTCGTCCCCTATCCTGTTGTAATCCCACTTCCAGTGCCTCTTCCAATCCCAATGCCAATCCCAGTCCCGGTCTCCGCTTGCAAGGACTCCAAGGCAGAGGTAGATGTCCCTAAACCGGCTTGTACTTATAGCAAAAGCACCCAAACTTCACCTAGTGACATCTCCCCTCATTTTTCATTCACCAGCAAGGAAATGGCAGTAGTCCAACAGTCTCTTCACTCTTGCTCGTCCCCTGTAGTGACAGACGGAGAAGTGCTAGATTTATCCATAAGGACACCTCAACCTTCAATGTATATTGATGTGCCACAAGGGATCCAGCCGTTTCAGCAAGACAATGTCCTTGATTTGTCTATACCTAGTAAAAGAAAGACATGCATCCAGACTTGTAGCACATATGGTCCCTTGGCCCCGGAGCGGGAGAGGGTGTGCCACCTGGGGGACGATGTTAGCAGAGGGGCTTTGGCTCTTGGGGTTCTCCGGCCAGTAGACTGCACGCCGAAGCTAGACACCAAGCTGCTAAGTGGTTTAGCATCTCTAGAGTTCAGCAGACAGCACAAGTGGGTGGTAGATAGCGGTCACAGTCGGACAGTGGCAGGGGCGGTACATGACTCTGCGCTCACCGGAAGTGGAAATATCGAGATCGTCAGCACATCGCAGACAGCCAAAGTCATTGTGTCGGTCAAAGACGCCATGCCCGCCATCTTCTGCAGCAAGCTAAAAGGATTATCAGGCGTTTCTACAAAGAACTTTTCCATCAAACGTGATGCCAGTCAAGGGGGCTTTGCCTCACTTCCCAGGGTCCCAGGGGATCAGCGAGGAGAATCCAGTGACCCACTCAAAAAGATCTCTAAAAACAGAGGAATCAAACTGAAGAAAGTAAGCTCCCAGGAGATTCATATCCTGCCCATAAAGAAGCAGCGACTGGCTGCATTTCTGCCCAGAAAATAA